Proteins co-encoded in one Hyla sarda isolate aHylSar1 chromosome 4, aHylSar1.hap1, whole genome shotgun sequence genomic window:
- the WDR91 gene encoding WD repeat-containing protein 91, with product MTSAVERTDDLVREYLTFRGFTNTLKHFEADIKTDREKGFRVDRIVEQLLQFIQNYDLNGLLDYWGYLERRLFSRLEDVYRPTVNKLKTSLFRYYLVCTIQSSRTDKAQDFFQKQAPELQNQTEWKEWFALPFLPAPDVNPTFSTYFSRQWADTFTVSLHNFLSVLFQCMPIPTILNFDAEYQRMCHIQEENEALKQKLFALQAEAHRLKKEGDDGPMVHHKLPHYVSNMDRLGDSELTMIFSQRTSGSVVQSQKTTGFLSSLLPQSKKVVPKPPQSTMSSPTQNAAGLPLKKDPGNSQAQKTKEILNVTKEAKNPPNVLGVPAATDPSMVQQRQRRLQERKELLAKTQLQQSIEKKPETVESEPEPRLETQHDPVDALMKGVKGSSSSGGEKPEQPFIVLSQDEYGEHHSSIMHCRVDCSGRRVASLDVDGVIKVWSIDGIMQTKASAISKSALLSLEWATKRDRLLLLGSEVGTVRLYDTEAKKNLCEIGICDDMPRILSLACNPSGTSFVCSAAAPSLVVDPVTPGVGENGSNQVPGRLLLWDTKTMKQQLQFSLEPVPIAVNCTSFNHNGNLLVTGAADGVIRLFDMQQHQCAMSWVAHKGEVYSVDFSYDENAVYSIGEDGKFIQWNIHKSGQKVSEYSLPPDATGPFMLSGYSGYKQVQFPRGRLFAFDSEGNYMLTCSSNGGVIYKLNSDGSTLENCLSLGGHRAPVVTVDWSTAVECGTCLTASMDGKIRLTTLLAQK from the exons ATGACGTCGGCAGTGGAGCGCACCGATGACCTGGTGAGGGAGTACCTGACATTCCGCGGTTTCACCAACACCTTGAAACACTTTGAGGCGGATATTAAGACGGATAGGGAAAAGGGCTTCCGG gtggATCGGATTGTGGAGCAGTTGTTGCAGTTTATCCAGAACTATGACCTGAATGGGCTGCTGGATTACTGGGGGTATCTGGAGCGGCGACTCTTCAGCCGCCTGGAAGACGTCTACCGTCCGACCGTTAACAAGCTGAAGACCAGTCTGTTCCGGTATTACCTGGTCTGCACCATACAA AGCAGTCGGACGGACAAGGCGCAGGACTTTTTCCAGAAGCAGGCGCCGGAACTGCAGAACCAGACTGAATGGAAGGAGTGGTTTGCTCTTCCTTTTCTTCCTGCACCCGATGTCAACCCGACCTTCTCCACCTACTTCTCCCGACAGTGGGCGGACACCTTCACCGTGTCCCTGCACAACTTCCTCAGTGTTCTATTCCAGTGCatgc CTATTCCAACTATCCTGAACTTTGACGCCGAGTATCAGAGAATGTGTCACATCCAGGAAGAGAACGAGGCTCTGAAGCAGAAG CTGTTTGCTCTGCAGGCCGAGGCTCACCGGTTGAAAAAAGAAGGCGATGACGGCCCTATGGTTCACCACAAGCTGCCCCACTACGTCTCCAACATGGATCGCCTTGGAGACTCTGAGCT AACCATGATCTTCAGTCAGAGAACCTCAGGATCTGTTGTCCAGTCTCAGAAGACGACCGGGTTCCTCTCTTCTTTACTCCCACAGAGTAAAAAGGTAGTGCCGAAACCTCCTCAGTCCACCATGTCTTCCCCGACACAGAACGCCGCCGGTCTACCGCTGAAGAAGGATCCGGGGAACAGTCAG gcCCAGAAAACAAAGGAGATCCTAAATGTGACCAAGGAGGCCAAAAACCCGCCCAATGTACTCGGCGTCCCCGCAGCCACCGACCCCAGTATGGTGCAACAGCGGCAGCGGCGCCTCCAGGAGAGGAAGGAACTGTTGGCCAAAACACAGTTACAG CAAAGCATAGAGAAGAAGCCCGAGACTGTAGAATCGGAGCCTGAGCCTCGCCTTGAGACCCAACATGACCCGGTGGATGCCCTGATGAAGGGGGTAAAGGGGAGTTCTTCATCCGGAGGGGAGAAGCCGGAGCAGCCCTTTATAGTCCTCAGCCAGGATGAGTACGGAGAGCACCACTCCTCCATCATGCACTGCAG GGTAGACTGCTCGGGGCGGCGCGTTGCCAGCTTGGACGTGGACGGCGTTATCAAAGTTTGGTCCATCGATGGGATCATGCAGACCAAGGCCTCGGCCATATCCAAATCCGCCCTCCTGTCCCTGGAGTGGGCGACCAAGAGGGACAGACTG CTCTTACTGGGCAGTGAAGTTGGCACTGTTCGCCTCTATGACACGGAAGCGAAGAAGAACCTATGTGAGATCGGGATCTGTGATGACATGCCGAG GATCCTCTCTCTGGCCTGTAACCCCAGCGGGACATCCTTCGTCTGTTCTGCGGCAGCTCCGTCCTTAGTGGTAGATCCAGTCACCCCCGGAGTAGGAGAGAATGGTAGCAACCAAGTACCGGGAAGGTTATTGCTGTGGGACACTAAAACCATGAAACAACAG TTGCAGTTCTCCCTGGAGCCGGTGCCGATCGCTGTGAACTGTACGTCTTTTAATCACAATGGTAATCTGCTGGTCACCGGAGCCGCGGACGGAGTCATCAGACTTTTTG ATATGCAGCAGCACCAGTGCGCTATGAGCTGGGTGGCGCACAAGGGAGAGGTGTACTCTGTAGACTTCAGCTACGACGAGAACGCCGTATACAGCATCGGAGAGGACGGAAAG ttTATTCAATGGAACATTCACAAGAGCGGGCAGAAAGTCTCCGAGTATTCGCTGCCCCCGGACGCCACCGGTCCCTTCATGCTGTCCGGGTACAGCGGGTACAAGCAGGTGCAGTTCCCCCGCGGACGACTCTTCGCCTTCGACTCTGAAGGCAACTACATGCTGACGTGCTCCAGCAATGGCGGAGTTATTTATAag CTGAACAGTGACGGCAGTACGCTGGAGAATTGTCTGTCCCTCGGCGGGCATCGGGCCCCTGTGGTCACCGTGGACTGGAGCACGGCGGTGGAGTGTGGCACCTGCCTGACCGCCTCCATGGATGGAAAAATCAGACTGACCACCCTGCTGGCCCAAAAATGA